The DNA sequence tttgaattatgtatcaaacccgcattttacgatttaacgaacaaatgtgTGAGTAACccgaaaaatttccgaaataattttaaaattctcgaaatattcaaacactaataaagcataagtttcataatttttgaaatatctttgaatttaatattaaattacatttaaatacaatcagaaaatcatttagtgATAACTATTTGGCAAAATATtactttttaaattttataattcctataaaaattattgaaattataaaatcataaaaataattttaaagataatttaaatatttatgaaaatatatttttaataaaatcacttttaaaaataaaaacaaaacgATATAATTCAGTAATTAGTATTTTACTctgtattttattttaatatcCTTTTTCATGTAAAAGTTCCTTACTCTTCGGCATTATATTGAAATCGATTGTATAGCATCCTGGGcacttaaaataattattaaaataattattaatgtTCGATAACTCATAAGCACATTTATCACAACCAAAAAACCACCAGTCCTCAGAATCATTTACTTTCATCAGTTTGACATAACACATCACCTCATGCCGGAACACATACATAAAAATTTTAATAGTAATTTTTAAGAAATGTAATtgtttaatttatattataagaacatccaaagtcatataatatatatatatatatatatatatatatattattcatacCTTTATCTCTTCTTCTGCCCGCCGTTTTTGCTTAATTTAACTAACTTTATAAACTTCAGATTCATTGACCAAATTGCGAGCATAGAAAGCTTGATCATTTTGCCCATGCATTTTCTGATTATATGTGACACACAAAAAATACAGCTAAATGGCCTACATATTGTGAAAAATTATTATATTTGATTAGCAAAAAAATAaatggttatatttttttttttttttttgccagAAAGGAATATGATTTTATTACTCTTTCAAATCATCAAGCAAAACATGAAGCAAATCGGGATGGACATTTTCCCTATCCCAACTACGATCAGCTATTGAACTTGAGTATCTCGCTAAATAGTGAGCTACCATGTTCGCGGACCGTTTTACAAATTTTTAAAGACACATTTCGTGACTCTAAATCATCAAGTAATTTTCTGCATTCATCAACTACTCGACCCAAGTACGAGAGATTTATTGATGAACACCTAATAGCCTGAATTGCTCCCAGACAATCAGACTCCACAACCGTCGATGACCAGTTTTTATTCTTTATCCAACTCAGAGATTCCCTTATACCAATGATTTCTGCAAGTTCTGGATGTAAGCTTCCTGGTCGACAACTTGAGGCAGCCTCCGGCATTGTTCCTTCATGACCTCTAGCTACCATTGCAAAACTGAAACAGTTGGAATGCTCAAACAAAGCCGCATCAGTGTTCACCTTAACAGTTCCAATCTGTGGTTGTTTCCAATGCACATCACCGTCCGATTGAGTTACAAACCCAATAGTATTGTCGAAGGACTTATCTTGTGCATTCTCCCAGTTGTTAAGGACTTGTAATGCTGATGTTACAATGTCGTCGGTATTCCTTACTTTTCTGATTCCATACAATGTCGTTACGATTCTTCCATAAAGCCCATGCCACCATAAACACCTTATTTACCTCACTACGCCTTCTGTGTTGCAAGTTTTTTGCTGTCCAGTCCATCATACAACTGCTAATACCAGAGAAATGACCCAACTTTTGCCAACATAGTTATGCTACAGGACAAACTACTAGCGTATGATAGGCTGTTTCTTCCTGTAAATTACAAACTGGGCATCTATTGTCCACATTTACCTTTCTGCAAATCAGTCGATCCTTAGTAGGTAAACAATCACGAACTGCTCGCCAGACAAAATGCTTCACTTTTAACGGAATTTTCAAGTTCCATATTTTGTTCCAAAAACCAGAGTTACTACTTGCCTGATTATGCGCTACACTGACTCTTACATTATCATAAACACTTCTGACTGTATAATGGCCCAACTTGTCGAATCTCCAAAACCATGAATCATTGTCATTGCGATTTATTGGTATCGAAAGAATTAAACTGATATCTCTCTGAACAAAAATATCTTTCAATAACTCTTCATTCCATCTGTCTTGATCCATCTCCATTAAAGAAGAAACCATACTGCCTTTTAATGCTTCGTGCTCTGTATGAATATAAGGGTCCTCAACACAGGGAAGCCAAGGATCCTTGGTTATATCTACTGTACTTCCATTTCCAACCCTCCTAGCTATCCCCTTTCTTACCAACTCCTGTGCTTCCAAAATGCTCCTCCACACGTAACTTGGGTTAGGTCCCAGCTTCGCTGTCAAAAAACTACCCGTAGGATAGTATCTCGCTTTGTACACCTTGCTCACCATACTATCCTGTCTAGTAACTAACCTCCAAGCTTGTTTCCCCAAGAGTGCTAAATTGAAATCTTGCATCTTTCTAAATCCCAGACCCCCTTCAGATTTTTTCGTGCACATACGATCCCACGACATCCAATGTAAGCCTCTCATTTTCTTAGTTGAAGATCTCCACCAAAAATTGCACATCAAACTCTCCAATTCAGTGCAAACCTGCTTAGGAATCAGAAAAACGCTCATAGCATACGTTGGAAGTGCTTGAGAGACTGTTTTAATAATCAATTCTTTACCTCCCTTTGAAAGATATTTCTTGTCCCAACCTTCAATTCTATTCTGCATTCGACTTTTAAGATAACCAAACGCTGCAGTTTTGTTTCTTCCTATAACATTAGGAAGGCCAAGATAAGTTGTTTGCTCTGTTGCTTCTTGAAAATCAAGCATATTGCAGACTGCTTCCTTTACCTCATGATCTGTGTTGCTACTAAAAAAGACAGACGACTTCGCTTTGTTGATCTTTTGCCCTGAAGCTCTTTCGTATGTTTGAAGCATTAAATTAATCTGATCTGCAGAATCACCATTAGCTTTGCAATAAATATACGAGTCATCTGCAAAGAACATGTGCGTCAAACTCGGAGCACCCCTTGCCACCCTGATACCAGCTAGTAAACGTCTTCTCTCAGCATCTTGAATTAAGGCTGTCAAGCCCTCCATGGACACCAGAAATAAATATGATGAGAGTGGGTCTCCCTGCCTGATCCCTCAACTAGGCACAATTAAACCAAACTCCGTCCCTGAATGCGTTATCTTATATCGAGCCGAAGTAACACATTCTAACATCAGATTTACCAACTTCCTGTCAAAACCCAGTTTCTCCAGCATAGCTCTCAAAAAATTCCATTCTACACGGTCATATGCCTTGCTCATGTCCAACTTTAAAGCCATCCATCCCGTTTTACCAGTCACTTTACGTTTCATGTAATGCATAACTTCATAGGAAAGCATTATATTATCAGAAATCAACCTCCCCGGTATGAAAGCACTTTGTGTTTCCGATATTACATCCCCTAAAAGACCCTTAATCCTGTTTGCCAATACCTTCGAAATTATTTTATATACAACATTGCAAAGCGAGATTGGACGAAGATCAGCCATAGTAGTCGGGTCATTCTTCTTAGGGATTAAGACAATGTTAGTATCCGTTACGCTTTCCTCAAACTTGCCAGT is a window from the Apium graveolens cultivar Ventura chromosome 1, ASM990537v1, whole genome shotgun sequence genome containing:
- the LOC141711921 gene encoding uncharacterized protein LOC141711921, whose protein sequence is MEGLTALIQDAERRRLLAGIRVARGAPSLTHMFFADDSYIYCKANGDSADQINLMLQTYERASGQKINKAKSSVFFSSNTDHEVKEAVCNMLDFQEATEQTTYLGLPNVIGRNKTAAFGYLKSRMQNRIEGWDKKYLSKGGKELIIKTVSQALPTYAMSVFLIPKQVCTELESLMCNFWWRSSTKKMRGLHWMSWDRMCTKKSEGGLGFRKMQDFNLALLGKQAWRLVTRQDSMVSKVYKARYYPTGSFLTAKLGPNPSYVWRSILEAQELVRKGIARRVGNGSTVDITKDPWLPCVEDPYIHTEHEALKGSMVSSLMEMDQDRWNEELLKDIFVQRDISLILSIPINRNDNDSWFWRFDKLGHYTVRSVYDNVRVSVAHNQASSNSGFWNKIWNLKIPLKVKHFVWRAVRDCLPTKDRLICRKQKTCNTEGVVRKVRNTDDIVTSALQVLNNWENAQDKSFDNTIGFVTQSDGDVHWKQPQIGTVKVNTDAALFEHSNCFSFAMVARGHEGTMPEAASSCRPGSLHPELAEIIGIRESLSWIKNKNWSSTVVESDCLGAIQAIRCSSINLSYLGRVVDECRKLLDDLESRNVSLKICKTVREHGSSLFSEILKFNS